The genomic segment CGGCATGAGGGCGGTCATCTGCGGCGGCGGGATAGCCGGGCTCACCCTGGCCCAGCGACTCGACCAGCACGGCTGGCAGGTGGTCGTGCTGGAGCAGGCACCGGCTCCCCGCGGCACCGGATACATGATCGATTTCTTCGGACCCGGCTACGACGCGGCCGAGGCGCTCGCCGTGCTGCCTCGGCTGCACGAACTCGGCTACCGGGTCCAGGAGATGTCGTACCGGGACGCCACCGGCCGGCGGCGGGCCGGCCTGAGCCTCGACCGGTTCGCGAACCTGGTGGACGGTCGGCTGGTCAGCATCATGCGTCCGGACCTGGAGCGGGCCCTGCGCGAACGGGTCAGCAGCCGGGTGGACCTGCGGTACGCGACCAGCCTGACCGCCATCGACAACCGCGACGACGGGGTCCGGGTCACCCTCACGGACGGCTCGACCCTCGACGCGGACCTGCTCGTCGGGGCCGACGGCATCCACTCCGCGGTCCGCGCCCTGACCTTCGGCGACGAGTCGCGATTCCTGCGGTACCTCGGCTTCCACACCGCCGCGTTCGTCGTCGACGTACCGGAGCTCCACGCCCTGGTCCGCGACCAGTTCTGCCTGACCGACACGGTGGATCGGCAGCTCGGCTGCTACGGGCTGCGCGACGGCCGGGTGGCGGTCTTCACCGTGCACCGCACCGCCGACCCCGGGCTGCCCGCCGACCCCCGGGCCGCGGTGCGGGCCGAGTACGCCCGGCTCGGTTGGATCGTCCCCCGCGTGCTGCGAGCCTGCCCACCGGCCGGGCAGATCTACTACGACCAGGTGGCGCAGGTCGAGGTGCCGAGCTGGAGCCGGGGTCGGGTGGTCCTGGTCGGAGATGCCTGCCAGGCGGTGTCGCTGCTCGCCGGCCAGGGCGCCTCGCTCGGCGTCGCCGGCGGTTACCTCCTCGCCGAGGAGCTGGCCCGGGTCGACCCCGGCTCGTCGGGGACCGACTCGGTCGGCGCCGCGCTCGCCCGGTACGAGGCCACGATGCGGCCGGTGGTGACCGAGAAGCAGCGGGTCGCCCGCGCCGGTACCCGGTGGTTCCTCCCCGAGCGGCGGTGGCAACTGTCGGCCCGCCGGGTCGCCCTGCGGCTGGCTCGGCTGCCGGGCGTCGACCGGATCGTCGCCGGCGCGCTGATCGGTGAACTGACCAAGATCAAGCCAAGCCGGTCGCTGCCGGCATCCCCCGGCTGACCCGACCCGCGCGCTCCCGGCCGGCTGGCCGGCCGGGAGCGCGCGCCGACGGTCAACCGCCCGGGAACTCGTCCGGGTCGACGCCGCTGGTGCTCGCGTTGCCGCCCAGCTGCGGGGTGAGCTTGATCGTCCAGATGGTGAAGGTCCGGGAGGTGGTGGTGAACTTGAACGAGTCGTCGAACTTCCGGTACCGGCACTCCAGGCTGAAGGCCCGCAGTCCCGGGTTCCAGTCCCGGCCGTTGGTCATGAAGATCCGGTACGTCCCGTCGGTGATGCCGGTGACCGTGAAGCTGTTCTTGCTGCGGACGTAGACCCTGATCACGGGACTCTTGGCACTGCCCTTCACGATGCTGATCACCGCGTCGCCGCCACCGTTCTCGATCTTCAGTTGGCCGGAACCCCCCTGCGTCCGCTTGACGTAGGTGCCGTTGGCCAACCGCCGGCTGCCGTCGCCGGCATTCTTCGGGACGAAGGACCCCACCCGGTACGCCCGGGTCGGATCGGCGGTGGCCAGCGCCTGGGCCGCCTCCCGCACCGCGCCGGCGGCCTCGCTGCGGCCGACCCGGGACAGGGCCGACGGGCCGAGGCAGATGTCACCGGAGTCGGCGGCCCGTCCCGCGTCGGTCAGCGCCTCCCGCAGGCCCGCCAGGCTGGTCAGCAGCTGGGTGTGCGCGGTGGCGATGGCCGGCGGCGGAGTGACCGCGACCAGCGCCCGGTAGTGCTTGTCGATGCCGGCCCGGACGTCCAGCGCGGCGACCTCGATCACGTTCGGGTTCTTCGCGGCGGTCAGCGTCTGGAACTCCTTGGTCAGCTCGGTGTCGGCGGCGGTGAGCAGGGCCTGGTACTCGTCCGGGCCGACCGGAGTGGCACTCGGCCGCGGGGCGGCCGCGCTCGGCGAACTGGACGGATCGCCGGTCGCCTCGGTGGCCGGGTCGTCGCGGAAGAACATCACCGGCACCGCGCAGCAGCCGGCCAGCAGCAGCACCGCCAGGGCGGCCCCGGCGGCGATGAACCGCTTGCGGCGCCACGGCGAAGCCGGGCCGGGCGGCGGCACGGCGACCGGGAACTGGGCCGGCCCGAACTGCGGCGGGCCGAACTGCGGCGACCCGGGCGGAGCCGGTGGGCCGGACTGCGGCGGGGCGAACTGCGGCGACCCGGGCGGAGCGGGCGGGCCGGACTGCGGCGGCGCGAACTGGGGCGGGGCGAACTGGGGCGGACCGGACTGGGACGGTGGCCCGGACTGCGGCGGCGCGAACTGGGTTGCCCCGGACTCGGGCGGGAGCGAGTACTGCGGCAGACCGGACTCAGCCTGGCCGGACCCGGCAGCTTCCACCGGGTTCGGGCCGGCCGTCGGGGCCGGACCGGGTGTGGCCCCGACCCGGACCTGGACGTACGCGTCCTGGCGCGACCCGTCAGCCGCCGCCGGACCCAGCTGCGGCAGCCGCAGCACCGTACCGTCCGCCGTCCCGGCCGGGATCCTGATATTTACCGACTGTCCTGACCACGGCAGAACGATTGTCTTGACTGTGTCGGCAAGAGCCTCGTCCGGCCCCAATTCGATGCCGAGCGGCGATTCCGGTCCCATGGGGGCGATTATGGACCGGGCACGCAAGCGCTTCCCGTCAGCCCACCGGCGCCAGCCGGTACCCGACCCCGCGTACCGTCTCGACGAGCGGTGCACCGGCGACGGCCCGCAGCTTGCGACGCAGCCGCTTCACCGCCGAGTGCAGAATCGACGTGTCGCCGAGATAGGTGCCACCCCACACCTCGACGAAGAGCCGCTCGTACGGCCAGACCACGACCGGCGGACGGATCAGGCGCACCAGCAGTTCCCGTTCCCGGCGGGTGGTCGACAGCGGGCCGCCGCGCCAGGTCACCAGGTGGCCGACCGGATCGACCATCAGATCTCCGTAGGAGACCGGCCGCGACGACTCGGCGGGCGGCCGCTCCCCCGGCACCGGAGTGTCCCGTGGCACCGGCCGCGACCCCGGCTGCGCGCCGAACAGGGTGCTGCGCAGCTCGTCGAAGTCGGCGCAGACCAGGACCGGCGCCAACCCGTCGACCCGGCGGACGATCCGTCCGCGCAGGTCCGCGTCCGGCGATACGCAGACCACCAGCCCGACGTCCATGACTCTCCCCACGCCTGCCGCCCGAAGATCGGCGCGGAACCGAAATCGATCAATAATTGCCCGAGTTCGGCCACTGATCAACCCCGGAGACGTCAAACGGTCGATACGCGCAGTGCGGCCGGTCGGATTCGGCGATGATCGGGCGGGACGAGGAGGACCCGTGGACGCCACGCGAGATCGACCGACGCCGGCGAACCCGCTGCCCGGGATCACCACCGACGTACGCGTACGCGAGCACGAGGACGCCCCGCTACCGTCCGGACTGCCGAACGCGATCGGGGTGTTCGACGGGCGGGCGTTCATGTACTCCGACGGCGCCGGCGACGTACCGCCCGCCGGCATGGGCGGTCTGATCGCCAACGACACCCGGCTGTTGAACCGCTGGGAGCTGCTTGTCGACGGCCGCCTGTCGCGGGCGCTACGCGCCCAGGCCACCGACTACTACTCCGCCACCTTCTTCCTCACCAACCAGGGCCGGCGGGGGTTGCCGTCGAGCACCCTCGACCTGCGGCGGATCCGGCTGGTCGGCCGGGACGGCCTGCGCGAACGGATCAGCCTGCGGTCGTACGCCGCCGATCCGGTCCGGGTCGAGCTGCGGCTGCGCACCGGCGTCGACTTCGCCGACCTGTTGGAGATCCGCGCCAACCGGATCCGGGACCGGTCCGGGATGGTCCGGCGCGACCACGCCGCCGACGGATCCCGGCTGTCGTTCGAGTACCGCAACGGCGGCTTCGAAACCCGTACCCAGGTTCTCGTCGACCCGCCCGCGGACCGGATCGACGGTGACGACCTGGTCTGGGAGCTGATGCTGCGTCGCGAGGAGCGGCACTGGTTCGACCTGCAGGTGCCGCTGGAACTCGGGCCGATGGACCTGCCATCGGTGCGGGTCCGACCCGGTACGCCGCTGAACGTGCAGGACCCGGCGCAGCAGTGGGACGCCGACCGGGCCCACATCAGGTGCGGCTCGCCGCTGCTCGAACGGGTGCTGAACCAGTCCGCCGAGGATCTGCTGGCGCTGCGGGTGCGGACCCGCATCGGCGGCCAGGAGGTGATCCTGCCGGCCGCCGGCGCGCCCTGGTTCCTCACCCTGTTCGGTCGGGACACCCTGATCACCGCCTACCAGACGATGGGCGGGAACCCGAACCTCGCCCGTGGGGCGCTCACCTCGCTCGCCCGGTTGCAGGGCCGGCGCTGCAACGACTTCACCGACGAGCAGCCCGGCCGGATTCCGCACGAGAGCCGCGAGGGCGAGCTCACCCGGCTCGGCGAGCTGCCCTACAGCCCCTACTACGGCACCGCCGACGCCACCCAGCTCTGGTTGATCCTGCTCTCCGAGTACTGGCGGTGGACCGGCGACGACGACCTGGTGCGGCGACTGTGGGACGAGGCCCGGGCCGCGCTGGACTGGATCGACCGGTACGGCGATCGGGACGGCGACGGCTACGTGGAGTACGCCACCGCCTCGCCGCACGGGCTCGGCAACCAGTGCTGGCGGGACTCGTGGGACGGCGTGCAGTTCGCCGACGGGCGGATTCCGGTGCTGCCCATCGCGACCTGTGAACTGCAGGGGTACGTGTTCGACGCGAAGACCCGGCTCGCCGAGCTGGCCGCCGGGCCGATGGCCGACCCGGCGCTGGCGGCCCGGCTGCGCGACCAGGCCGAGCGGCTCTTCGAGCGGTTCAACCGGGACTTCTGGATCGAGGAGCGGGGGGGCTACTACGCGATCGGGCTGGACGGCGACAAGAACCGGATCGACTCGCTGACCTCGAACATCGGGCATCTGCTCTGGAGCGGCATCGTGCCGCCGGAACGGGCACCGCTGCTGGGCCGCCAGCTGATGTCGTCGGCGATGTTCTCCGGCTGGGGTATCCGCACGCTCTCCACCGACGACGCGGGCTACAACCCGATCGGCTACCACACCGGCACCGTGTGGCCGCACGACACCTCGCTCATCGTGCAGGGCCTGACCCAGTACGGGCTGCGGGACGAGGCGAACCGGCTGGCGCTGGCGCTGCTGGCCGCGGCCGACCACTTCGACCAGCGGCTGCCCGAGGTCTTCGCCGGGTTCTCCCGCGACGACGGCCCGTTCCCGGTGCCGTACCCGACGCCGTGCAGCCCCCAGGCGTGGGCGTCCGGTGCGCCGCTGCAATTGATCGGCTCGATCCTCGGCCTGGACGCCCGCGACGGGCAGCTCACCGTGCTACCGCAGGTGCCGGCCGAGCTGGGCACGATCCGCATCGACCGGTTACAGGCGTTCGGCCGCCGCTGGTTCATCGAGGCGACCGGTGCCGACAGCCGGGTCACACCTCTGCCGGAGTGATCGCTTCAGATCACGCAAAGCGGTCCAGCCCGCACGCATTGCATTCATGGCACGGCCACGGCTAGGTTCGCGACAGCATCTGGCATCGAGAATCGTCGCTGTGATCGTACCCGGGAGGGTGTCATGAGACGTCGCGACGCGTACCGTCGGTTCCGGTTCTGGTTTGCCTGCTGCCTGGTCCTCGCGGTCGGGGTGCCCGTTGGTCTTCCGGCGTCCGCCGCCGGCGGCGCCAACCCGGTGCTGGTCTGGGACCGGTACGCCCAAGAGGCGATCTGGGACGTCGCCGGCCAGCAGCCGAACGTGCAGGGTCGCAGCTTCGCGATGGTGAACGGCGCGGTCTACGACGCGGTGAACGCGATCGCCGGCCGCCCGTACCAGCCGTACCTGTCGGCGCCCCGGACCCGCGGCGGCGAGTCGGTCGAGGCGGCCGTCGCCACCGCCGCGCACCGGGTGTTGCGGTCGCTCTTCCCCGACCAGCGGGACCGGCTGCGGGTCCAGTACGAGCAGGCGCTGGCCGGCATCGCGGACGGCTGGGCCAAGCGGGGCGGCATCGCCGTCGGCGAACGGACCTCGGCGGCGATGATCGCCGCCCGGCGCGGTGACGGCGCCTTCGGCGACCGGCAGTGGCAGGTCGGCACCGAGCCCGGCGAATGGCTGCCGACCCCGCCCACCTTCCCCGTGGAAGGGGCGTGGATCGGGCACGTACGGCCGTTCGCCATTCCCGACGCGTCCCTGTTCCGCACCCCGGGACCGCCCGCCC from the Solwaraspora sp. WMMD1047 genome contains:
- a CDS encoding FAD-dependent oxidoreductase; the protein is MRAVICGGGIAGLTLAQRLDQHGWQVVVLEQAPAPRGTGYMIDFFGPGYDAAEALAVLPRLHELGYRVQEMSYRDATGRRRAGLSLDRFANLVDGRLVSIMRPDLERALRERVSSRVDLRYATSLTAIDNRDDGVRVTLTDGSTLDADLLVGADGIHSAVRALTFGDESRFLRYLGFHTAAFVVDVPELHALVRDQFCLTDTVDRQLGCYGLRDGRVAVFTVHRTADPGLPADPRAAVRAEYARLGWIVPRVLRACPPAGQIYYDQVAQVEVPSWSRGRVVLVGDACQAVSLLAGQGASLGVAGGYLLAEELARVDPGSSGTDSVGAALARYEATMRPVVTEKQRVARAGTRWFLPERRWQLSARRVALRLARLPGVDRIVAGALIGELTKIKPSRSLPASPG
- a CDS encoding winged helix-turn-helix domain-containing protein, with translation MDVGLVVCVSPDADLRGRIVRRVDGLAPVLVCADFDELRSTLFGAQPGSRPVPRDTPVPGERPPAESSRPVSYGDLMVDPVGHLVTWRGGPLSTTRRERELLVRLIRPPVVVWPYERLFVEVWGGTYLGDTSILHSAVKRLRRKLRAVAGAPLVETVRGVGYRLAPVG
- a CDS encoding glycogen debranching N-terminal domain-containing protein encodes the protein MDATRDRPTPANPLPGITTDVRVREHEDAPLPSGLPNAIGVFDGRAFMYSDGAGDVPPAGMGGLIANDTRLLNRWELLVDGRLSRALRAQATDYYSATFFLTNQGRRGLPSSTLDLRRIRLVGRDGLRERISLRSYAADPVRVELRLRTGVDFADLLEIRANRIRDRSGMVRRDHAADGSRLSFEYRNGGFETRTQVLVDPPADRIDGDDLVWELMLRREERHWFDLQVPLELGPMDLPSVRVRPGTPLNVQDPAQQWDADRAHIRCGSPLLERVLNQSAEDLLALRVRTRIGGQEVILPAAGAPWFLTLFGRDTLITAYQTMGGNPNLARGALTSLARLQGRRCNDFTDEQPGRIPHESREGELTRLGELPYSPYYGTADATQLWLILLSEYWRWTGDDDLVRRLWDEARAALDWIDRYGDRDGDGYVEYATASPHGLGNQCWRDSWDGVQFADGRIPVLPIATCELQGYVFDAKTRLAELAAGPMADPALAARLRDQAERLFERFNRDFWIEERGGYYAIGLDGDKNRIDSLTSNIGHLLWSGIVPPERAPLLGRQLMSSAMFSGWGIRTLSTDDAGYNPIGYHTGTVWPHDTSLIVQGLTQYGLRDEANRLALALLAAADHFDQRLPEVFAGFSRDDGPFPVPYPTPCSPQAWASGAPLQLIGSILGLDARDGQLTVLPQVPAELGTIRIDRLQAFGRRWFIEATGADSRVTPLPE
- a CDS encoding vanadium-dependent haloperoxidase, translating into MRRRDAYRRFRFWFACCLVLAVGVPVGLPASAAGGANPVLVWDRYAQEAIWDVAGQQPNVQGRSFAMVNGAVYDAVNAIAGRPYQPYLSAPRTRGGESVEAAVATAAHRVLRSLFPDQRDRLRVQYEQALAGIADGWAKRGGIAVGERTSAAMIAARRGDGAFGDRQWQVGTEPGEWLPTPPTFPVEGAWIGHVRPFAIPDASLFRTPGPPALDSRAYARDVEEVREVGSAASTTRTADQTEAALWWHDRRSTTWEVRRQLATTARLDLLQTARMLAMVDITGADAQIACSREKERWNFWRPFSAIQLAGTDGNPATEPDPEWTPLLVTPSFPEYPSGHTCGTGGRMSILAFFFGRDDVPFSSYSVDAGARRHFTGFSDALAEVIEARIWGGVHFRTADVDGADLGRRVAEHISRHHFRPNPHR